One genomic window of Cinclus cinclus chromosome 6, bCinCin1.1, whole genome shotgun sequence includes the following:
- the EPS8L2 gene encoding epidermal growth factor receptor kinase substrate 8-like protein 2: MLGEEIEVTERKKVPHTSPKSLQDQRKKYSNSNVIMHETSQYHVQHLATFIMDKSESITTVDDAIRKLILLNSKEKIWTQEMLLQVNDKSIRLLDCETQEELEDFPLPTVQHCQTVLNQMRYSSILLLVCQDSEQHKPDIHFFNCDEVEAEMVHEDIESALADHKHGKKIRPQTLKANQEKIKQRQSILPPPQGPAPIPIQHDMRGSAMNRNRVAPPSHHDPDYDRRSSGSHDHEESRAMLAQKIEKETQILNCTLDDIEVFVARLQKAAEAFRQLNQRKKGKKNKKKGPAEGMLTLRARPPSEAEFIDCFQKTKLAFNLLAKLRKHIQNPSASELVHFLFGPLELIINSCGGPELARSVLSPLLSKDATDFLRGHLTPKEINLWDSLGETWTRSRAEWPRDANIPTYIPKFRNGWEPPTEIFRGAPWEIDIGHLQEELSSANGYPYRNTSLKRGQTAEQTQAGDAFKQNVTPHGNRNFEAQGVPRRFAKIRYDFTARNANELSVLKDEILEVLEDNKQWWKLLNRSGQAGYVPYNILDVVNLEELEQSNQRYKGDLSPRGYGPSSPTHKMPASYAGDKWGSEMLSRNSPQDAKEQLIHQMDELNDELLKKITNNKIQPPHRNFKVEKPQQVLVPLTFESSTEEVKAWLEAKSFSKETVEHLGILTGAQLFSLNREELKKVCGDEGNRVYSKITVEKNQLEKSRGESELQEIMKRRQERIDSAN; this comes from the exons ATGCTCGGGGAGGAAATTGAGGttactgagaggaaaaaagtgcCTCacaccagccccaaatccctgcaggat caaaggaaaaaatactcaaaTTCCAACGTCATTATGCACGAGACTTCCCAGTACCACGTCCAG CACTTGGCCACCTTCATCATGGACAAGAGTGAGTCCATCACAACAGTGGATGACGCGATCCGGAAACTCATCCTGCTCAACTCCAAAGAGAAGATCTGGACACAGGAGATGCTGCTCCAAGTGAATGACAAGTCTATCCGGCTGCTGGACTGTGAGACACAG gaggagctggaggattTCCCCCTGCCAACAGTGCAGCACTGCCAGACAGTGCTCAATCAGATGCGCTACTCCTCCATCCTCCTGCTCGTGTGTCAGGATTCTGAGCAGCACAAACCTGACATCCACTTCTTCAACTGTGACGAGGTGGAG GCGGAGATGGTTCATGAGGACATAGAAAGTGCCCTGGCAGACCACAAGCACGGGAAGAAGATTCGGCCACAGACACTCAA GGCAAACCAGGAAAAGATCAAGCAGAGACAATCTATCCTCCCACCACCTCAAGGACCAGCTCCCATCCCGATCCAGCATGACATGCGAGGCTCAGCAATGAACAGGAACAGGGTGGCACCTCCTTCTCACCATGATccag ACTATGATCGACGAAGCTCTGGCTCTCATGACCATGAGGAATCCCGCGCCATGTTAGCACAGAAGATTGAAAAGGAAACG CAAATCCTGAACTGCACCCTGGATGACATTGAAGTGTTCGTTGCTCGGCTCCAGAAGGCTGCAGAGGCATTCCGACAGCTCAAccaaaggaagaaagggaagaagaacaagaagaaagggCCAGCAG AGGGAATGCTGACCCTCCGAGCAAGACCCCCGAGCGAGGCCGAGTTCATCGACTGCTTCCAGAAAACCAAGCTGGCTTTTAACCTCTTG GCCAAACTGAGGAAGCACATTCAGAACCCCAGCGCTTCGGAGCTGGTGCATTTCCTATTTGGGCCACTGGAACTG ATCATCAATAGCTGTGGTGGCCCTGAGCTGGCCCGATCTGTCCTCAGCCCACTGCTTTCTAAAGATGCCACTGATTTCCTGAGAGGACACCTGACACCCAAAGAGATAAACCTCTGGGACTCCCTGGGGGAGACATGGACCAGATCCAG AGCTGAGTGGCCCCGAGATGCAAACATCCCCACCTACATCCCCAAATTCCGCAATGGCTGGGAACCACCTACAGAAATCTTCCGTGGAGCTCCCTGGGAAATCGACATTGGACACTTGCAAGAGGAG ctctcctcaGCCAATGGATATCCTTACCGGAACACCTCACTCAAGCGTGGCCAGACGGCTGAGCAgacacaggctggggatgccTTCAAACAGAATGTCACTCCACATGGAAACAG GAATTTTGAGGCCCAGGGAGTGCCCAGGAGATTTGCCAAAATCCGCTACGATTTCACAGCGCGAAACGCCAACGAGCTCTCAGTGCTGAAGGATGAAATCCTGGAG GTGTTGGAAGATAATAAGCAATGGTGGAAGTTGCTCAACCGGAGTGGGCAGGCTGGTTACGTTCCATACAATATCCTGGATGTGGTGAATCTGGAAGAGCTTGAACAG TCTAACCAGAGGTACAAAGGAGACCTGAGCCCCAGGGGGTATGGCCCATCCAGTCCAACTCACAAGATGCCTGCCAGCTACGCTGGGGATAAGTGGGGCAGTGAGATGTTATCACGCAACTCTCCACAGGACGCCAAAGAAC AACTTATTCACCAAATGGATGAGCTGAATGATGAGCTGCTAAAGAAGATCACAAACAATAAAATTCAGCCTCCCCACAGGAATTTCAAAGTGGAAAAGCCTCAGCAAGTTCTTGTGCCCCTCACCTTTGAATCCAGCACTGAAGAAGTCAAAGCCTGGCTGGAGGCCAAGTCATTCAGCAAAGA GACTGTGGAACACCTGGGCATCCTCACTGGAGCTCAGCTCTTCTCCCTTAACAGAGAGGAGCTGAAGAAGGTGTGTGGTGATGAGGGAAACAGAGTCTACAGCAAGATCACAGTGGAGAAAAACCAGCTGGAG aaaagcagaggagagTCAGAGCTCCAGGAAATCATGAAGCGCCGCCAGGAAAGGATTGATTCTGCTAATTAA